Part of the Candidatus Manganitrophaceae bacterium genome, GACGATCCGGCCGCGCGGTCCGGGGACAGCCCCCTTCTATCCTTTCTACACCGACGCCCGCGTCTGCTCGTATTTCCGAATCTTCTCTTCCTGCTGAAGCGTCAGACCGATGTCGTCCAGTCCGTTAAGCAGACAGTGGCGTCGAAACGGATCGACTTGAAAGGAGAAGAGCAACCCATCCGCCGAGGTGATCTCCTGATTCTCCAGATCGACATTTAGTCGGTACCCCTCTCTTGCACGGGTCCGCTGAAAAATCATTTCGACCTGATCCTCGGAGAGGGTGATCGGGAGCATTCCATTCTTAAAGCAGTTGTTGTAGAAAATATCGGCGAACGACGGCGCGATGATGCACTTGAAGCCGTAGTCAAGGAGTGACCAGGGGGCATGCTCCCGCGAAGAACCGCAGCCGAAATTCGCCCGGGTCACCAGGACCGTCGCCCCCCGATAACGGTCGGCGTTCATCTCAAACTCGGGGTTCGGCTTTTTCCCATCGATAAAACGCCAATCATAAAACAGAAACTGTCCGAAGCCGGTCCGCTCGATCCGCTTGAGAAACTGTTTCGGGATGATCTGGTCGGTGTCGACGTTCGGAAGATCGAGCAGCGCGACCAGGCCGTTGAGTTTCACGAAAGGTTCCATTCTCTCTCCTCTATTTTTCTAACTTTTCAGATCGTATTGCCGAACGTCAACGAAATGCCCCTCCACCGCCGCGGCCGCCGCCATGAGCGGGCTGACGAGGTGGGTCCGCCCCCCCTTCCCCTGGCGTCCTTCGAAATTGCGGTTCGAGGTCGACGCGCAGCGCTCGCCCGGCTGGAGGATATCGGGATTCATTCCAAGACACATCGAGCAGCCAGACTCGCGCCAATCGAAGCCGGCCTCTTTGAAGATCCGATGGAGCCCTTCCTCCTCCGCTTTGTGCTTTACCTGCTGCGAGCCGGGAACAATCATCGCGTAGACTTTCGGGGAGACCCGCCGGCCCTTGACGAACGTGGCGACCCGCCGAAGGTCTTCGATCCGGGCATTGGTGCAGGAGCCGATGAAGACCCGCTCGATCGGGATCTCTTCGATCGGGGTGCCGGGGCGAAGCCCCATGTATTCCAGCGCCCGCTCCGCCGACTTGCGATCATTCGGGTCGGCGTATTCGGACGGATTCGGAATACGGGCATCGATCGGCAATACCTGTCCTGGATTGGTCCCCCAGGTCACCTGCGGGGTGAGGGTCGCGGCATCGACTTTCAAAGTACGATCGAAGGTCGCCCCCGGATCGGTCGGAAGGTTCTTCCATCGCGCCACCGCGGCGTCGAACTCCTTCGGGGCATGTTTCCGTCCCCGCAAATAGTCGAAGGTCTTCTCGTCGGGGGCGATCATTCCGGCGCGTGCGCCTCCTTCGATCGACATGTTGCAGACGGTCATTCGCTCTTCCATGCTGAGCGATCGGATCGTATCGCCGTCAAATTCGACGACGCTGCCGACGCCGCCGCCGGTGCCGATCCGCCCGATGATCGAGAGGATGATGTCCTTCGCCTCCACGCCGTAGGGACGGGCGCCATTGACTTCGATCAGGAACGTCTTCGGTTTGTCCTGCAGCAGGCACTGTGTCGCGAGAACATGCTCGACTTCGCTCGTTCCGATGCCGAACGCCAGCGCGCCGAAAGCGCCGTGCGTCGAAGTGTGGCTGTCGCCGCAGACGAGGGTGACGCCGGGGAGGGTGAGTCCCAATTCGGGTCCGATGACATGGACGATCCCCTGCTCCGGGCTGTTTAGATCGAAGAGGGTGACGCCGAACTCTTTGCAATTTCGCGACAGGGTGTCCATCTGTTGGGCCGAGATCCGGTCTTCGATCGGGAGGGCGCGATCGCTGGTCGGAACGTTGTGGTCCATCGTGGCGAAGGTGAGGTCGGGACGTCGCACTTTTCGCTCGGCCAATCGCAGGCCGTCAAAGGCTTGGGGCGAGGTCACTTCATGCACCAGATGGCGGTCGATGTAGAGGAGGGTCGGCTTCCCTTGCTCTTCATGGACGACGTGCGCTTCCCAGATCTTCTCAAACATGGTCTTCGGTTTCATGCTGTTCTTCCTCTCCGACGATATCCGTTTATCGATAATGTGAACCGACATTATAACTGAAAAAGAGTGCCGTTGAAAAGTGCTTTTCAGAGGGAGGGTTTGCCGGAGACGCCGGCGGCAAGCCACCAACCGTATCCGGGATCCGGGAAAAGGACACTCCCAAGGAGGGTCGTCGGCTGATCGACCGGCGTCGCCTTGATGCCGATGTTCGAGAGGCTATACAGGAAGGTGCTCGAACCGGAGGTCATGAACACCGATCGGATCGGGGCGGCCCCGCCGAGGAACAGGCCGGCCCGGCACGCGTCCGCCCGGCTGGGTTGATCGGGGGGAAGGTTCGTGCAGTAAACCTGAAAGGCCAGATCGGCATGGTCGACCCGCCCGAGCTCCGTGAAGCCGTCCGTAACACTCACCCGGAAAGCGGCGATCCCGCTGAAGGTATTTCCTGGAGCAGGATTCCAGAGAACCAATGGGATGGCGAGGAGATTCCGCGGGGCATAAAAGGTAAATGCATGCGGATCCCAGAGGGCGTCGCTCCAGGCGAACTGGCCCCCTCCCGCAGGGGTGAACTTGTGAAGGAGTTTTGGATGGATCAGGTCGGTGACGTCGAAGAGCTGAAGCGCGACGCTCCCGCTCTCGGAGGCGACCGTCAGAAGGTGATTGGCGTCGAGCGGATGAAGGTAGGTGCTGAATCCGGGGATCGTCAACTCGCCGATCAATTTCGGCTGACGCGGATTGGAAAGATCAAAAGCGAAGAGGGGATCGACCTGGCGGAAGGTGACGACGAAGCCGCGGTCGCCGAGGAAGCGGGCGCCGGTGATCGACTCGCCGGGCGCAAATCCGTCGACCGAGCCGACGACCTGCAGCTCCCCGGCCTGGTCATCTTCCAGGACAAAAATGTGGTTCTTTCGCTCGAATTGGTTTGTATCGGGATTGATCCGCTGCTCGGTGCTCGCCGCCCGAAGAAATCCGTTCTCCTCGCTTAGGTTAAAGCGGTTGCTGATCCAGCCGTCGATACTTCCGGTGGCGACATAAACCGGCTTTTGGTCTGAAATACGAAATTTGTAGAGGGCCGTCTGCGCCGCCTGATTTCGATCCCACCACCAGCCGCCGCTCGATTGCGCGACATAGAGATACTCTTTGCTCGCATAGGCGAGCCACGCATTGTTGATGAGTGCGGTGGCGGCCAGGTTCGATCCGTCGATGTCGACGCTCGTCACGATCAGGAGGCCGAGATCCTCCTTCACTTCCGGAAGGAGAATATCGCTGCAGGAGAGGAGGGAGATCTCCGTCTGGGTCTCTCCGACCCGGCGAAACGCGTGCGGCAGCAGCCCCTGCGGATCGGCCGCCGTCATCGCTTTTTGAACCGCCTGTTTGATCTCCTCTTTGAGCGGATCGCTCCGCTTCGTCTCCTCCGCGCTTCCGGTGCCGTTCCAGACAATCTGCCGGTATTGGTTGACGAGATCGAGAAAGGCGCTGTCGGTGGTCAATGCGGTCGGCTCCGGCATCTGAAATCGGGATACCCGATGAATCCGCTTCCCGACGCGGCGGCTGTCGATCTGAAATCCTTCCGTTGAGAGACGGGCGGTGATCTGCGGGTGGGCCGGATCGGCGACATCAACGAAGATCATCTGATCGTAGATCCGGAATGGGGCGGCGATCGGCGCCCCCGTCGTGACGGGAGCGGCCGGTCCCGCCAACGGAATCTGCTGAGACGCAAAGATCACGACCCGCCGCGCCGCTTCATCGAGATAGAGGCCGTAGGCGACGCTCTCCAACTTTAAACGGGAAAGCTCTTGAAGTCCCTCAGGAGGGAACCCCTCCTCAATCACCAGAAACCCGCCATTCACGACATAAAGGCGGCCCTCGGCATCGGCTTTGACCCGATCGGCCTCATCGACCCCTTCTTCCTGGGTGTTGGTCCGTGTCACGTCGTCGGGATGCGCGCCGCCGGCGACCCCGGAGGCATTGCCACCCGTTGTCTCCGGGATCGCCGGTTGGGGACAGTCGATGCAGAAAGGGGGCGCTTTGTCGGTATACCGCTCAATCAACGCATCGGTCAGATACTGCTTCAACTCATCACAGTCGGCGGAAGGGGTCAATTTGAGCGCCGAGAGGGGGACCGCCGAGGCGGGGCGCGCCACCGAGGGGTCGGAATGGCCTTTACTTTTACAGCTTCCGATCAGCAGAAAGAGGAAGGAGGTTAAGAAAAGAGAAAACACCCTCAACCCAAAAGAGCGGTTTGTATCGTCGAATTTCAAGGTATCATCCAGCCTGTCGCCTGTTGATAGAGAACCCATCGCTCTAAGATATTCCTCCCCCGTATCGATATTCAACTATAAAAAGGACCTCTCTCCTGCTTTCTCGCGAACGCATTTTGATTATTTGGCGCCACTTTGGTAAGATGGCTTCTTGCTTAACGGTGAGGTAAAAAGAAT contains:
- the leuD gene encoding 3-isopropylmalate dehydratase small subunit produces the protein MEPFVKLNGLVALLDLPNVDTDQIIPKQFLKRIERTGFGQFLFYDWRFIDGKKPNPEFEMNADRYRGATVLVTRANFGCGSSREHAPWSLLDYGFKCIIAPSFADIFYNNCFKNGMLPITLSEDQVEMIFQRTRAREGYRLNVDLENQEITSADGLLFSFQVDPFRRHCLLNGLDDIGLTLQQEEKIRKYEQTRASV
- the leuC gene encoding 3-isopropylmalate dehydratase large subunit — its product is MKPKTMFEKIWEAHVVHEEQGKPTLLYIDRHLVHEVTSPQAFDGLRLAERKVRRPDLTFATMDHNVPTSDRALPIEDRISAQQMDTLSRNCKEFGVTLFDLNSPEQGIVHVIGPELGLTLPGVTLVCGDSHTSTHGAFGALAFGIGTSEVEHVLATQCLLQDKPKTFLIEVNGARPYGVEAKDIILSIIGRIGTGGGVGSVVEFDGDTIRSLSMEERMTVCNMSIEGGARAGMIAPDEKTFDYLRGRKHAPKEFDAAVARWKNLPTDPGATFDRTLKVDAATLTPQVTWGTNPGQVLPIDARIPNPSEYADPNDRKSAERALEYMGLRPGTPIEEIPIERVFIGSCTNARIEDLRRVATFVKGRRVSPKVYAMIVPGSQQVKHKAEEEGLHRIFKEAGFDWRESGCSMCLGMNPDILQPGERCASTSNRNFEGRQGKGGRTHLVSPLMAAAAAVEGHFVDVRQYDLKS
- a CDS encoding beta-propeller domain-containing protein, with the translated sequence MKFDDTNRSFGLRVFSLFLTSFLFLLIGSCKSKGHSDPSVARPASAVPLSALKLTPSADCDELKQYLTDALIERYTDKAPPFCIDCPQPAIPETTGGNASGVAGGAHPDDVTRTNTQEEGVDEADRVKADAEGRLYVVNGGFLVIEEGFPPEGLQELSRLKLESVAYGLYLDEAARRVVIFASQQIPLAGPAAPVTTGAPIAAPFRIYDQMIFVDVADPAHPQITARLSTEGFQIDSRRVGKRIHRVSRFQMPEPTALTTDSAFLDLVNQYRQIVWNGTGSAEETKRSDPLKEEIKQAVQKAMTAADPQGLLPHAFRRVGETQTEISLLSCSDILLPEVKEDLGLLIVTSVDIDGSNLAATALINNAWLAYASKEYLYVAQSSGGWWWDRNQAAQTALYKFRISDQKPVYVATGSIDGWISNRFNLSEENGFLRAASTEQRINPDTNQFERKNHIFVLEDDQAGELQVVGSVDGFAPGESITGARFLGDRGFVVTFRQVDPLFAFDLSNPRQPKLIGELTIPGFSTYLHPLDANHLLTVASESGSVALQLFDVTDLIHPKLLHKFTPAGGGQFAWSDALWDPHAFTFYAPRNLLAIPLVLWNPAPGNTFSGIAAFRVSVTDGFTELGRVDHADLAFQVYCTNLPPDQPSRADACRAGLFLGGAAPIRSVFMTSGSSTFLYSLSNIGIKATPVDQPTTLLGSVLFPDPGYGWWLAAGVSGKPSL